DNA from Actinoplanes sp. SE50/110:
CTTCAGCGCGGACGGCTTGCCGCGCCGGTAGCCACCGTCGGCGGTGATCACGACCTTGGCGTCGGCGTCCTGGATCCGGGTGGCGAGCGCCTCCACCGAGAAGCCGCCGAAGACCACGCTGTGCGTGGCGCCGATCCGGGCGCAGGCGAGCATCGCCACCGCGGCCTCGGGGATCATCGGCAGGTAGATGGCGACCCGGTCGCCGGCGCGCACGCCCAGCTCGGTCAGCGTGTTGGCCGCCTGCGAGACCAGCTTCAGCAGCTCGGCGTACGTCACCGTGCGGGTATCGCCCGGCTCGCCCTCCCAGTGGATGGCGACCTTGTCGCCGTGGCCGGCCTCGACGTGCCGGTCGACGCAGTTGTACGCCACGTTCAGCTCGCCGCCGACGAACCACTTGGCGAACGGCGGGTGGGACCAGTCCAGCACCTGATCCCACGGCTTCGCCCAGGTCAGACGCTCGGCCTGGCGCTCCCAGTAGGCGAGCCGGTCGGCAGCCGCCTCCTCGTACGCCTCGGCCTTGACGTTGGCGCCGGCCGCGAGGTCGGCGGGCGGCGGGAACTGCCGCGTCTCCGAGTACAAATTCTCCAGTGTCTCGCTCATGAGGGCGGCTCCTCTGCCATGACCGGGGTCTCTACGTTGCACACTAGTGGGTGCGCGCCGGATGACGCGTAGGTGATTGGTACTGCGCGAATCTTGCCAGTTCCACTCGTATTTGTGCACCCCGCGTTTCCGCGGTTTTACCGGTTACCGTGTGCAGGTGGATCCACTAGCTCCCCTGCTCGATCTCGCTGACGTCGCTCCGGCCCTGGCCGCGGCCCGGGACAGCGTCGACACCGCCATGCGGCACCGGGCCCTGCGGCGGCACGGCGGCCAGGTCGCCGCCGAGGCCAGCCTGCGCGCCGCGGTCGCCAGCGCCGCCCTGGAAGGCAACGTCCACGACCTCGACGACGTGCGGGCCGGCACGATCACCGACCCGGTCGTGCAGGGCGCCCTGCGGGTCGCCGAGGGCCTCGGCGGCCTGGTCGACCTCTGGCCCCGTGCTCCCCGCCAGGTCCTTGCCAAGCTTCACGTGCTCGCCGCCCGCGGCGTCGTCCCGGCCGACGAGCTGGGCCGGCTCACCGGCGGCGCCGAACGCATCGACGCCCTCGCCGGCCTGGTCGCCGGCAACGAGGAGACCCCGCCGCTGCTGCTCGCCGCGATCGTGCACGCCGAGCTGATCACCCTGCGCCCGTTCGCCGGCCCGGCCGGCGTCGTCGCCCGCGCCGCCGCCCGGCTCACCCTGATCGGCCGCGGCTTCGACCCGCGCGGCCTGGTCGGCGTCGAAACCGGCCACCTCGCCCGCGAACCCGAATACGTCGGCTCGGCCGGCGCCTACGCCACCGGCACCCCGGACGGCGTCCGCTCCTGGCTGCGCCACTACGCCGCGGCGATCACCGCCGGCGCCGAGGAGATCACCGCCATCGGCGACTCGGTATTGGCATCCGTCTGACCTGAGATCGAATCGGCGTCGCATAATTTCCGGGTGGCTGACAACTGGGTGCGTCCCTACGACCCCGGCACCGGCCGGTGGCTGGTCATCGCCTGGGAGGCGTTCGCCCTGACGATGCTGACCTGGGCCAGCGTCCGGCAGTTCGACCTGATGGGCCACGGCGTGCGGGTGGTCGCCTGCCTGCTCGCCGCGGTCTGGGTGATCGGCGCCTGGCGGATCCTGCAACTCGGCGTCTACGTCAGCCCGGACGGCGTGCTCGTCCGCGGCCTGCTGCGCTCCCGGATGCTGCGCTGGCGGGACATCGCCGGGGTCCGGTTGCACCGCGCGACCCATCGGCTCGGGCCGTGGGAGATCGAGGGCGGCAACACGGTCCTGCTGGAGCGGCTGGACGGGGCGACGATCAACACCGAGTTGTGGGAGCGGGGGGTCGACTTCCACTCGCGGCCCAAGGTCTTCCGCGCCGTCTACCAGGAGATCCGCCACCGTCACCAGGCGGCGCGATAGGCCGCGATGGCTGCGGGCCGGGCGTCGGTCGCAGGTCGTGGCAGCACTGCATACGTCTCGGATCCCCTGATCCGTCCCCGGGTCTCGGATCCTATGATCCGTCCCCGGCAGGCTTCCGAAGTCGCCGGGATCGGATTCACCGGCAAGCTTCCGACGTCGCCGGGATCGGATTCATCCTCGGGAAGTGAAGAGCCGGCGTCCCTGTCGGGGGCGCCGGCTTCGCGCGTCCGGACCGGGTTATCAAGCGTGCACCTGGGTCGTTGTCGACGGTCCAGCAGCCTGGTGGCGATGATCCCCATGAAGGCGGAAGCACCACCTGTGGCGGAGGTCCCGTCGCAACGTGCCTGCCGTGGCTGATCGCGCGTGGGTTCCCGGTGGCCGTGCACGAGACCCGATCATCGACCGTCCAGCAGATCGGCCATCCAGTGATCCTGGACGCCCGGAAAGCCGGTGACTCCGACTGCCGGTGGTGCCGATTTCTCGTTGGCCCCGCGACTCCTTTCTACGCCGCTCCCGGCATGATCGCCAGGTATCGGGCCAGCAAATCTGGTGATCATCGATTACTCAGACCGAAGACATCCGCGCTGGTCATCGCATTGCAGCAGCTTCCGGGGGACGCCGGGGCGGTGCCGGTACACGATCCCATTCAAGATCAAATTCATGATGTCGTATGTCCGCGCTGATCACCGACCGCCGCTCCCGCCGAGGGTCCCTGCGGGCCGAGCTGGCCGCTACGCGTCCAGAACGCTCAGCCCTCCGGTCCTACATCCGCGTGTGCCCACTGAACCGAAAACCACCGCCCGTTGCAGCCCCGCTGCGCCTGCATCGCGAGCGCTTTGTGCCTGCCGCTGCGCCCGAACCGCGGGGCGGTGGGTTGGCGTCCACTGTGCGGGGCGGTGGGTTCGGTGCGGTGGGGAGCTTGACGGCGTACCGCCGCAATCGGGTTTTGAAGGGGAGCGGTCTCGGGCCGCGGCCGCAGGCGGGTGGGGCGTCTCAGGCCGCGGCGGCTCGGGCGCGGCGGTGGCGGCCGTAGAGGGCGAAGCCGATGGCGACGCCGACGCCGACGCCGAGGGCGGCGGCGACCGGGACGGCCGGGCGGTCGCGGAGGCGTTTGCCGAGGGCGATCGGGTGGCGGAACTCCAGCACCGGCCAGGAGCGTTCGGCGGCGACGCGGCGCAGGGCGCGGTCCGGGTTCACGACGCTGGGGTGGCCGACCGCTTCGAGCATCGGCAGGTCACTGCTGGAATCCGAATAGGCGAAGCACTGGCCGAGGTCGTAGCCGCGGGTGGCGGCCAGCGCACGGATGCCGACGACCTTGGCCGGGCCGGCCGCGTAGAACTCGACGTCGCCGCTGTATCGCCCGTCGACGATGGCCATCCGGGTGGCGATCACGTCGGAGATGCCGAGCAGCTCGCCGATCGGACGGACCATCTCGTCGCCGGACGCCGAGACGAGCACCACGTCACGGCCGGCCGCCTGGTGCTCGGCGATGAGCGCGGCGGCCTCGGCGTAGACGTACGGATTGATCAGCTCGTTGAGGGTCTCCGCGA
Protein-coding regions in this window:
- a CDS encoding PH domain-containing protein, with translation MADNWVRPYDPGTGRWLVIAWEAFALTMLTWASVRQFDLMGHGVRVVACLLAAVWVIGAWRILQLGVYVSPDGVLVRGLLRSRMLRWRDIAGVRLHRATHRLGPWEIEGGNTVLLERLDGATINTELWERGVDFHSRPKVFRAVYQEIRHRHQAAR
- a CDS encoding HAD family phosphatase — protein: MGPSAAFFDLDKTVIAKSSALAFGRPFYRDGLITRRDVVKSAYAQLMFRLGGGTDEQAMARTRDYLATLCKGWRIEQVQQIVAETLNELINPYVYAEAAALIAEHQAAGRDVVLVSASGDEMVRPIGELLGISDVIATRMAIVDGRYSGDVEFYAAGPAKVVGIRALAATRGYDLGQCFAYSDSSSDLPMLEAVGHPSVVNPDRALRRVAAERSWPVLEFRHPIALGKRLRDRPAVPVAAALGVGVGVAIGFALYGRHRRARAAAA